From the genome of Desulfobaculum xiamenense, one region includes:
- a CDS encoding AAA family ATPase: MRIKSLELENFRLFEKVSIPFVSSDSDNGNVVVFVGNNGSGKTTILEALSLSLSWLVARISRGSGGQGTGIKDLAITNKKNFSTITIDGNYKEFDFSWRIAKNLKGRKKVAESDYTRLSELAEFFREKLTEDENASLPLLAYYPVERTILDIPLKIKTKHSFGQLDGLDGSLVQGVDFRRFFEWFREREDSESELRSRHSDDVLAKLKALLSEDRELDTISREDIDNIVGKPLRDRQLDAVRNAISTFMPGFENLKIKRKPRLRMMVDKDGVPLNVEQLSQGEKSLMALVGSISSRLSMMNPILPDPLKGRGIVMVDEIDLHLHPKWQRDIIDRLRNTFPNCQFILTTHSPLVISNSPNTLTYILNNGEIERVGNLYGMDANQVLLQEMGVEIRNSEIQNKLDDLMDLIQERKFSEAKSITSELEQILPADHWELNKVKILLLRKEAQCAKNS; the protein is encoded by the coding sequence ATGCGAATTAAAAGCTTAGAACTAGAAAATTTTAGGTTGTTTGAAAAAGTCAGCATCCCATTCGTCAGCTCAGATTCAGATAATGGAAACGTTGTTGTTTTTGTCGGCAATAATGGAAGTGGCAAAACCACCATTCTTGAAGCTCTTTCTCTCAGTTTAAGCTGGCTTGTTGCTCGCATTAGTAGGGGGAGTGGCGGTCAAGGGACTGGGATAAAAGATTTGGCGATCACGAATAAAAAGAATTTTTCTACAATCACCATTGATGGAAATTATAAAGAATTCGACTTTTCTTGGAGAATAGCCAAAAACCTAAAAGGACGAAAAAAAGTTGCTGAAAGCGATTACACCCGTTTGTCAGAACTTGCAGAATTTTTCCGCGAAAAACTCACCGAGGATGAAAACGCTTCCTTACCTTTACTTGCCTACTATCCTGTCGAGCGTACCATTCTTGATATTCCTTTAAAAATAAAAACTAAACACTCCTTTGGACAACTGGATGGCCTTGACGGTTCACTTGTTCAAGGAGTTGATTTCCGACGTTTTTTTGAGTGGTTCAGAGAACGTGAAGACAGTGAAAGTGAGTTGCGTTCACGTCATAGTGATGATGTTCTTGCTAAGCTTAAAGCGTTACTTAGTGAAGACAGAGAACTCGACACGATCAGCAGAGAAGATATTGATAACATCGTAGGAAAACCTTTACGCGATAGACAGCTTGATGCTGTTAGAAATGCAATATCAACTTTTATGCCAGGCTTTGAGAATTTGAAAATCAAGCGCAAGCCAAGATTGCGAATGATGGTTGATAAAGATGGCGTCCCACTCAATGTTGAACAACTCTCTCAAGGTGAAAAATCACTGATGGCCCTTGTTGGAAGTATTTCCAGTAGACTTTCAATGATGAATCCTATTCTTCCTGACCCACTCAAAGGGCGAGGAATAGTGATGGTCGACGAAATCGACTTGCATCTACACCCCAAATGGCAAAGAGATATCATCGACAGGTTGCGCAACACATTCCCGAACTGCCAATTTATATTGACAACCCATTCTCCGCTTGTGATTAGCAACTCGCCCAATACACTAACATACATCCTTAACAATGGAGAAATCGAGCGAGTTGGGAACTTGTACGGTATGGATGCTAACCAAGTCTTATTGCAAGAAATGGGTGTTGAAATTCGCAATTCTGAAATTCAAAACAAACTTGATGACTTGATGGACTTAATTCAGGAACGGAAATTTTCCGAAGCCAAATCGATTACTTCCGAGTTGGAGCAAATTCTTCCTGCGGACCACTGGGAACTCAACAAGGTGAAGATTCTCCTTCTTCGAAAGGAGGCGCAGTGTGCGAAAAATAGTTAA
- a CDS encoding restriction endonuclease subunit S — protein MVPEGWKERTIKQSEIELIDGDRGKNYPNSKEFFNKQYCLFLSAKNVTRQGFKFEECQFITQKKSESLRKGKLRRKDIIITTRGTVGNCALYSDDILFEHIRINSGMLIVRNKDKGIDTEFLYIIFKSPLIEKQIDKFTFGSAQPQLTVKTVGSIKALLPPLPEQKKIARILSTWDKAIETVDKLIENSKQQKKALMQQLLTGKKRLPGFSGEWKEVRLGDLLSKASNGMTYDANATEGLPISRIETISDWKINHKKVGYAPNCVETQKFKLKTGDILYSHINSLSHIGKVAIYNGDRDLYHGMNLLLLRCKPEAADPSYIYFFLNSYHGKKLALRFAKRAINQASISSTDLKSFKMIVPPKEEQKQISQVLKAVSGSLSKQNEIRTVLINEKQALMQQLLTGKRRVEA, from the coding sequence ATGGTGCCTGAGGGATGGAAAGAGAGAACAATTAAGCAATCAGAGATAGAGCTTATTGACGGAGATAGAGGCAAAAACTACCCCAATTCTAAAGAATTTTTCAATAAGCAATATTGTCTTTTTCTAAGTGCAAAAAACGTAACAAGACAAGGCTTTAAATTCGAAGAATGCCAATTTATTACTCAGAAAAAATCAGAATCCTTACGAAAAGGGAAGCTAAGGAGAAAAGATATCATCATCACTACACGAGGAACTGTTGGCAACTGTGCCCTGTATTCTGATGATATTTTATTTGAGCATATTCGAATTAATTCAGGAATGCTAATTGTACGAAATAAGGACAAGGGTATTGACACAGAATTTCTTTATATAATTTTTAAATCGCCACTTATTGAAAAACAAATTGATAAATTCACATTTGGCAGCGCACAGCCTCAGCTAACAGTGAAGACAGTTGGCTCGATTAAGGCACTTCTCCCCCCTCTCCCCGAACAAAAGAAAATCGCCCGCATCCTGTCCACGTGGGACAAGGCGATAGAGACCGTGGACAAGCTGATAGAAAACAGCAAGCAGCAGAAAAAGGCACTCATGCAGCAACTGCTGACAGGCAAAAAACGCCTGCCGGGGTTCAGTGGGGAGTGGAAAGAGGTGCGGCTGGGGGATCTGTTGTCTAAAGCAAGCAACGGCATGACTTATGATGCTAATGCAACTGAAGGGCTTCCGATTTCACGTATTGAGACAATCTCAGATTGGAAAATAAACCACAAGAAGGTGGGATACGCACCTAACTGCGTTGAAACTCAAAAATTCAAACTGAAAACAGGTGATATTCTCTATAGCCACATCAACAGCTTGTCTCACATCGGCAAAGTTGCAATATACAATGGTGACAGAGATTTATATCATGGAATGAACCTGCTACTACTCAGATGCAAACCTGAGGCAGCAGACCCTTCGTACATATACTTTTTTTTGAATTCTTATCATGGGAAAAAACTCGCCCTGCGATTTGCAAAAAGAGCGATTAATCAAGCAAGTATTAGTTCTACTGATCTGAAATCATTCAAAATGATAGTTCCTCCAAAGGAGGAGCAAAAACAAATTTCTCAAGTCTTGAAAGCGGTAAGCGGTTCGCTATCCAAGCAAAACGAAATCAGGACAGTGCTTATTAATGAAAAGCAAGCCCTCATGCAACAACTGCTAACAGGAAAACGCCGCGTGGAGGCGTAG
- a CDS encoding virulence RhuM family protein, with translation MSNEQGLPPSVRESELLLYTAPSGKVKVECLFHGETIWLPQKKIAELFGVGVPAISKHLSNIFESGELVEDSVVSILEITAADGKTYQVKHFNLDAIISVGYRVNSSRATQFRIWATQRLREFIIKGFVLDDERLKNGQHFGKDFFRELLERVRSIRASERRIYQQITDIFAECSIDYDPQSETTRKFYAHVQDKFHFAITGQTASEIIHDRAGATKPQMGLTTYKNAPNDRVLKSDVVIGKNYLSEEEIKRLERTVSGFFDYIENILENRTSFTMESFADSVNRFLEFNEYRVLEGYGSISRKQAEAKAYAEYEKFNRTQHIESDFDRQVKALKRAGK, from the coding sequence ATGAGCAACGAGCAAGGCCTGCCGCCTTCGGTCCGGGAATCGGAATTGCTGCTCTACACCGCGCCCAGTGGCAAGGTGAAGGTGGAGTGCCTCTTTCACGGCGAAACCATCTGGTTGCCGCAAAAGAAGATCGCCGAGCTGTTCGGTGTTGGCGTTCCCGCCATCTCCAAGCATCTGAGCAACATCTTCGAGAGCGGTGAACTTGTTGAGGATTCAGTTGTTTCCATTTTGGAAATAACTGCCGCTGACGGGAAAACCTATCAGGTAAAGCACTTCAACCTCGATGCCATTATCTCCGTGGGCTATCGCGTGAACTCTTCCCGCGCCACGCAATTTCGCATTTGGGCGACGCAGCGGCTGAGAGAGTTCATCATCAAGGGCTTTGTGCTGGATGATGAACGCCTGAAAAACGGGCAGCACTTCGGCAAGGACTTCTTCCGCGAACTGCTGGAACGCGTCCGCTCCATCAGAGCCAGCGAGCGCCGCATCTATCAGCAGATTACGGACATCTTCGCGGAGTGCAGTATCGACTACGATCCGCAGTCCGAAACCACACGCAAGTTCTACGCTCACGTGCAGGACAAGTTCCATTTTGCCATCACCGGACAAACCGCTTCGGAAATCATTCATGACCGAGCAGGCGCGACCAAGCCACAGATGGGGCTGACCACCTACAAGAATGCCCCGAACGACCGCGTGCTGAAGTCTGATGTCGTGATTGGCAAGAACTACCTGAGCGAAGAGGAAATCAAACGGCTGGAGCGCACTGTCTCCGGCTTCTTCGACTATATTGAAAACATACTTGAAAACCGTACCAGCTTCACTATGGAGTCATTTGCCGACAGCGTGAACCGCTTTCTGGAATTCAACGAATACCGAGTTCTCGAAGGCTACGGCTCCATCTCGCGCAAGCAGGCCGAAGCCAAGGCGTATGCCGAATACGAAAAATTCAATCGCACGCAACACATCGAGTCGGACTTTGACCGACAGGTGAAGGCGCTGAAACGCGCCGGAAAGTAG
- a CDS encoding type I restriction-modification system subunit M: MTPRISQKEVNDAVWNACNTFRGVVDASTYKDYVLTMLFLKYISDVWQDNYDTYKAEYGDAPELIEEMMKNERFVLPKDANFYALYDRRFEAGNGERIDKALHAIEEANMGKLNDVFQDISFNSTKLGDDKQKNDILRHMLEDFSKPELNLRPSRIGNLDIIGNAYEFLIKHFAASSGKKAGEFYTPPEVSQLIAELVNPQEGDEICDPACGSASLLMKCAKLIKDRFGNRKYALYGQEAIGSTWSLAKMNMFLHSEDNHRIEWGDTLRNPMLLDGDDHLKHFDIVVANPPFSLDKWGYESAEADRFGRFRRGIPPKTKGDYAFILHMIETLKPGTGRMGVVVPHGVLFRASSEGQIRKQLIEENLLDMVIGLPEKLFYGTGIPAVILVFRKNKKDNNVLFIDASREYQDGKNQNFLRDEDIKKILDTAKARESVDKYAYLATLEEIRENDFNLNIPRYVDTFEEEEEIDLEAVLKERKELKADLAKLEVEMEGYLKELGYELP; the protein is encoded by the coding sequence GTGACACCCCGCATAAGTCAAAAAGAAGTCAACGACGCCGTATGGAACGCCTGTAATACGTTCCGTGGCGTGGTCGATGCCAGTACATATAAGGATTATGTGCTGACCATGCTCTTCCTGAAATACATCAGCGACGTATGGCAGGATAATTACGACACCTACAAGGCTGAATACGGCGACGCGCCCGAACTCATCGAAGAAATGATGAAGAACGAGCGCTTCGTGCTGCCAAAGGATGCCAACTTCTATGCCTTGTATGACCGCCGCTTCGAGGCAGGCAACGGCGAGCGTATCGACAAAGCTCTGCACGCCATTGAAGAAGCCAACATGGGCAAGCTGAACGACGTCTTTCAGGACATCAGCTTCAACTCCACCAAGCTCGGCGACGACAAGCAGAAGAACGACATCCTGCGCCACATGCTGGAGGACTTCAGCAAGCCGGAACTGAACCTGCGTCCCTCGCGTATCGGCAATCTGGACATCATCGGCAACGCCTACGAATTCCTCATCAAGCACTTTGCCGCTTCTTCCGGCAAGAAAGCTGGCGAATTCTACACCCCGCCCGAGGTCTCCCAGCTCATCGCGGAGCTTGTGAATCCGCAGGAAGGCGATGAAATCTGCGACCCTGCGTGCGGCTCCGCATCCCTTTTGATGAAATGCGCCAAGCTCATCAAGGATCGCTTCGGCAACCGGAAATATGCCCTGTACGGACAGGAAGCCATCGGCTCGACATGGTCGCTCGCCAAGATGAACATGTTTCTGCACAGCGAGGACAACCACCGCATCGAATGGGGCGACACCCTGCGCAACCCGATGCTTCTGGACGGTGACGACCATCTTAAGCACTTTGACATAGTGGTGGCCAACCCGCCTTTTTCGTTGGACAAGTGGGGATATGAGTCAGCAGAGGCCGACCGTTTCGGGCGTTTTCGTCGCGGCATTCCGCCCAAGACCAAGGGCGACTATGCATTCATCCTGCACATGATTGAGACCCTGAAGCCGGGAACCGGACGCATGGGCGTTGTTGTTCCGCATGGCGTCCTGTTCCGCGCATCCTCCGAAGGGCAAATCCGCAAGCAGCTCATCGAGGAAAACCTGCTGGATATGGTCATCGGCCTGCCGGAAAAGCTCTTCTACGGTACAGGCATCCCCGCCGTCATCCTCGTGTTCCGCAAGAATAAGAAGGACAACAACGTTCTCTTCATCGACGCCTCGCGCGAGTATCAGGACGGCAAGAACCAGAACTTCCTTCGTGACGAAGACATCAAGAAGATTCTGGATACCGCCAAAGCACGCGAAAGCGTGGACAAATACGCCTACCTCGCAACCCTTGAGGAAATCCGCGAAAACGATTTCAACCTGAACATCCCCCGCTACGTGGACACCTTTGAGGAAGAAGAGGAAATCGACCTTGAGGCCGTTCTGAAAGAGCGCAAGGAACTGAAAGCAGACCTCGCCAAGCTCGAAGTGGAGATGGAAGGCTACCTGAAGGAACTGGGCTACGAACTGCCGTAG
- a CDS encoding site-specific integrase — protein MAHKGYKSVSFCSPAIGSNSASNAAAPAYLLPRPSGLYFRIRIPADLQPTLGRTESRLSLGTSHLKEARPKAMRLASKAHDIFSEIRRLKTKSTTFENRNRKAMTEANETLQNHLTDEKIRELVDREMKETLNYEFELRVNRERPWQDNELEKHLASRQRIASDIREQAAHADYRGVKNLVSGILEQEGIKVSEKSTDYKKLCDALMKGIAKAYDEAGSIDFSPLASKLSEAETGKTVVVTQQPAVPSRKSPTITEAVEKYIKTKTESGEWKVTSVKDLAPQLRQFAEMVSNGKKLPTHEITRDHMRKYREKLVKLPSLRYRSHYKGKSKAQLLKMDIPENHRLKPKSIKTRFDNVRSFINWAELEGYVDKAKPLNVALAFKKNTLKAKQAKRRAFTSDELKALFHSAPYQGTATGKQKVTKAWQFWAPLIALFTGARVEEICQLHLDDICEIDGVPCIDINNEGDKELKTAAGKRIVPVHPFLIRLGLLERVKTLRSKGEQHLFSRKTLSKREGNVSANVTQWFTRFRRDCGVGAGEGEVSNVTFHSFRHTFITWAKLHDIDRRKLKEVVGHEKGEFDDITSIYEGSYPASTLFRDVIQPVDWDREITLDALVPHGKQWIKGR, from the coding sequence GTGGCACACAAGGGGTATAAGTCTGTGTCGTTTTGTTCTCCTGCCATTGGTTCAAATTCGGCTTCAAACGCAGCCGCACCTGCCTACTTGCTTCCTCGTCCAAGCGGATTATATTTCCGCATACGTATTCCAGCCGACCTTCAGCCGACACTGGGAAGGACTGAGTCTCGTCTTTCCCTTGGCACTTCGCACCTGAAGGAAGCCCGTCCAAAGGCTATGCGGCTGGCATCCAAGGCGCATGACATCTTTTCGGAAATCCGACGACTGAAAACGAAATCGACCACTTTTGAAAACAGAAACCGAAAGGCCATGACTGAAGCGAATGAAACACTCCAAAACCATCTTACCGACGAAAAGATTCGGGAACTTGTAGACAGGGAAATGAAGGAGACGCTCAACTATGAATTTGAGTTGCGCGTCAATCGGGAAAGACCTTGGCAGGACAATGAGCTTGAAAAGCACTTAGCTTCCCGCCAGCGCATTGCCTCGGACATTCGCGAACAGGCGGCACATGCCGATTATCGCGGCGTGAAAAATCTTGTCAGCGGGATTCTGGAGCAGGAAGGCATCAAGGTCTCGGAGAAGTCCACGGACTACAAGAAGCTGTGCGACGCCCTTATGAAAGGCATTGCCAAGGCATATGACGAAGCTGGCTCCATTGACTTTTCACCACTCGCCAGCAAGCTCTCGGAAGCTGAAACTGGCAAGACGGTTGTCGTTACGCAGCAACCTGCCGTTCCTTCCCGCAAATCGCCCACCATCACCGAAGCCGTTGAGAAGTACATCAAGACCAAGACGGAAAGCGGTGAATGGAAAGTCACCAGCGTGAAGGACTTGGCTCCGCAGCTTCGGCAGTTCGCGGAAATGGTTTCCAATGGCAAGAAACTGCCGACACACGAGATCACCCGCGACCACATGCGGAAATACCGCGAGAAACTGGTCAAGCTGCCCTCGCTTCGCTACCGCTCCCATTACAAGGGCAAGAGCAAGGCTCAGCTCCTGAAAATGGATATCCCTGAGAACCACCGTCTCAAGCCAAAATCCATCAAGACGCGATTTGACAATGTGCGCTCATTCATCAACTGGGCAGAGCTCGAGGGCTACGTGGACAAGGCAAAGCCTCTCAACGTGGCGTTGGCCTTCAAGAAAAACACCCTCAAGGCGAAGCAGGCCAAACGTCGCGCCTTCACCAGCGATGAACTGAAAGCCCTGTTCCACAGCGCACCTTACCAAGGCACAGCCACGGGCAAGCAGAAGGTCACGAAAGCATGGCAGTTCTGGGCACCGCTTATCGCCCTGTTTACAGGCGCACGTGTTGAAGAAATATGCCAGCTCCATCTGGACGACATCTGCGAAATCGACGGCGTTCCCTGCATCGACATCAATAACGAAGGCGACAAGGAACTCAAGACAGCCGCAGGCAAACGCATTGTCCCGGTCCATCCGTTCCTTATCAGGCTCGGCCTGCTTGAGCGCGTGAAAACACTTAGGTCAAAAGGCGAACAACACTTGTTCTCCCGCAAAACTTTGAGCAAGCGTGAAGGAAACGTCTCCGCCAACGTGACGCAGTGGTTCACGCGCTTCCGTCGTGATTGCGGTGTTGGCGCGGGTGAAGGCGAAGTCAGCAACGTCACCTTCCATTCCTTCCGGCACACGTTCATCACATGGGCAAAGCTCCACGACATTGACCGCCGCAAGCTAAAGGAAGTCGTAGGCCATGAGAAAGGCGAGTTCGACGACATCACGTCAATCTATGAAGGTAGCTACCCCGCATCCACGCTCTTCCGCGATGTCATCCAGCCTGTGGACTGGGATAGGGAAATCACGCTTGACGCCCTTGTGCCGCATGGAAAGCAATGGATTAAAGGCCGTTAG
- a CDS encoding DUF4956 domain-containing protein, whose product MLDSLQDLVLVPGGITLEQILARLAASLLLGLAISYIYRLNSRSLSVEHQFGFTLVSVTMVVATVMSVIGSNITLSLGLIGALSIIRFRAVIKNTADMAYLFWAIAEGLAVGSENFTVGWVSTIVIGLVMILMTRYGAFNLSNRNFIVTFTLPRDTIGLEELKTRLGSYKDLRMELKSSHSHCRNGLCEYTFEAKGRKPESLQTMLADLEKETAIASISVLSPETNLYV is encoded by the coding sequence ATGCTGGACTCATTGCAAGATCTCGTACTGGTTCCCGGCGGAATCACCCTCGAGCAAATACTCGCACGGCTTGCCGCCTCGCTGCTGCTCGGGCTGGCGATCAGCTACATCTACAGGCTCAACTCGCGCTCGCTTAGCGTGGAGCATCAATTCGGCTTCACACTCGTTTCCGTGACGATGGTCGTGGCGACGGTCATGTCCGTCATCGGCTCGAACATCACGCTGTCCCTCGGTCTCATCGGCGCACTGTCGATCATCCGCTTCCGCGCGGTCATCAAGAACACCGCAGACATGGCCTACCTGTTCTGGGCCATCGCGGAAGGCCTCGCCGTCGGGTCGGAGAACTTCACCGTGGGCTGGGTAAGCACCATCGTCATCGGACTGGTGATGATCCTCATGACGCGCTACGGAGCCTTCAACCTGTCGAATCGGAACTTCATCGTGACCTTCACGCTCCCGCGCGACACCATCGGCCTCGAAGAACTGAAGACTCGCCTCGGCTCCTACAAGGACCTGCGGATGGAGCTCAAGTCGTCGCACTCTCACTGCCGCAATGGCCTGTGCGAATACACGTTCGAGGCAAAGGGCCGGAAGCCGGAAAGCCTCCAGACGATGCTGGCCGACCTCGAAAAGGAAACTGCCATCGCGAGCATCTCTGTGCTGAGTCCGGAGACGAACCTGTATGTCTAG
- a CDS encoding polyphosphate polymerase domain-containing protein has protein sequence MIDRIEYKYYVPAWMIPAIIADLEKFCIHDEHATREDHAYRVASVYFDDMGMRAYHQKLSGLPHRTKVRVRFYPDCGSDACFLEFKHKVADRIRKRKTRVDGIEDVLDAVQGGTKDWLLENVHALARHSGLKPIVRIDYDRIAMASKTDSQVRITLDTAIRCARVDNELRETPRIPVTPEDVGILEIKSPSYIPFFASMIIGKYRLQRRAISKYGNAIQNLSLNSAFTF, from the coding sequence ATGATCGACAGAATTGAATACAAATACTACGTCCCGGCATGGATGATCCCCGCCATCATCGCCGATCTGGAGAAATTCTGCATCCACGACGAGCACGCCACCCGCGAGGACCACGCCTATCGCGTCGCGTCCGTCTATTTTGATGACATGGGCATGCGGGCCTACCATCAGAAGTTGTCCGGCCTGCCGCACCGGACGAAGGTACGCGTGCGGTTCTATCCGGACTGTGGCTCCGACGCCTGCTTTCTGGAGTTCAAGCACAAGGTCGCGGACCGAATCCGCAAGCGCAAGACACGCGTCGACGGCATCGAGGACGTCCTTGATGCCGTGCAAGGCGGCACCAAGGACTGGTTGCTGGAAAACGTGCACGCGCTCGCGCGGCACTCGGGCCTGAAGCCCATCGTCCGCATCGACTACGACCGCATCGCCATGGCATCAAAAACGGACTCGCAGGTCCGCATCACGCTGGACACAGCGATCCGCTGCGCACGGGTGGACAACGAACTGCGCGAAACACCGCGCATCCCTGTCACGCCGGAGGATGTGGGCATCCTCGAAATCAAGTCGCCATCCTACATCCCCTTCTTCGCGTCGATGATCATTGGCAAGTATCGTCTGCAAAGGCGTGCGATAAGCAAATACGGCAATGCCATTCAGAATCTCTCTCTCAACAGCGCATTCACTTTTTAA